DNA sequence from the Cohnella herbarum genome:
GGATCGCCGCGCTGATAAGGTCCCGCACGAGCTTGCGCTTCGACAGCATCTCGTTGCCGGAATTCCTTCGGGAAGGCTCCGCGATTCAGGATACGATGCATCCCGACCGGATTATTATCGGAGCCGACTGTTCAAGCGCCGCCGAAACGATGGCGTTGCTTCATAAGCCGCTGACCGAACAAATCGTTATTACCGATATTCGCAGCGCGGAAATGATCAAGTACGCATCGAATGCGTTTCTCGCCACCAAAATTTCGTTTATTAACGAGATTGCCAACATCTGCGAGAAGGTCGGCGCGGACGTGACGCAGGTGGCGGAGGGGATGGGATACGACAAGCGAATCGGCCCGTCGTTCCTGAAAGCCGGGATCGGTTATGGAGGCTCCTGTTTTCCGAAGGACACGCACGCGCTTATTCAAATCGCCGGCCATGTCGATTACGAATTCAAGCTGCTGCGCTCGGTCGTGGAAGTGAATCAAGATCAGAGATTTAACGTCATCCGAAAGCTAGAGTCGATATTCGACGGCGAAATGCGAGGAAAGACGGTTGCGGTGTGGGGATTAGCTTTCAAGCCGAATACCGATGACGTACGCGATTCGCCGGCTTTGGAAATCATTCGGCATTTGGTAGATAACGGGGTGAAGGTCAAAGCCTATGACCCTATAGCCATGGCTAACTTCCAAACCTTATTCGGAAAGGAGGGAGTCGCATGGTGCGATAACGCAATGGATACGGCCCAAGGAGCCGATGCGCTTTGCTTGCTGACGGAATGGGACGAATTTTCCGGGATGGACCTCGGACAGCTGCAGACGGTAATGAAACGCCCGATTCTGATTGACGGGCGCAATGTTTTTAAGGAAGAAAATTTACTTGGCACCGACTTCGTTTATTATTCCGTCGGACGTCCCAGCTTGAATCAAGGCGTGAAACAGCAAATGCCCGTTCTGCAATTTTAGACTATATTTCCGGTAGAGGTGAAAGAGATGACAACGTTTAGAACAAAAGCGACCTTATCGGCGCTTGCGGTTACTGTGCTTACCGCTTCGCTAGGAGGGTTGCCGCTCAGTCCGAAAGGGGTGGCGGACAAGCTAGGATGGGTTCAAATCGCGAACGCCGAAGGAACGCAACCGCCTACGGGCGGGATAGTGGAACCGCCGGTAGAACCTCCGGTTGTGCCGCCGGTAGTAGAACCGCCGGTAGAACCTCCGGTAGTGCCGCCGGTAGTAGAACCGCCGGTAGAGCCACCGGTAGAGCCTCCAGTAGAACCGCCAGTAGAGCCTCCGGTATTGCCGCCAGTAGAGCCTCCAGTAGTACCGCCGGTAGTGCAGCCGATTGATGAGTATGCGGAGTGGATGAGCATAACGTCCTCCGGTCTTCTTACGCGGTTGAACGAATTGTTCGCGGCGCTTGCCTCCGGGGATCCGGCGGACATTCAGGACGTGCAAAACTTGCGGAACGAGATTGCGGGCCTCGACGAGTCCGCTTATTTGCCGTTGATCGACCCGATCTGGAACAAAATCAGCGCCCGGTTTCCCGAAACGGTAGATAAAGAGGCGGCTAAGATCGGTCTGCTCAAATTGATTAAAGCGATCGGCTCCGCCCGATACGATCCCGAATTGTCGGAGCTCAGGGCGATTCGAAGGAGTCCCGAGTTTATTGCGTTGGCCAGGCTAATCGAATCGGCCGCCGGCGAGAACATCACGTTCAGCGATTTCCTTATTTTCTTCTTGGGAGACGGGGGTGGCAGGAAAGGCATCGAAGGCACGCTCGTCGAGCTGCTCTCAAGCTCGTCTCCTTGGGAACTGGCTCAATTGCTTGCGGATCAGAAAAGGATGACAACGGTTTTGCTTCAGGCAACGGGCAAGGTACTCGGCGAAACCGACAGCTACAAACTAAGCTCGCTTCTGACCAAGTTAGGCGTAACGTCCGAAGACGTGGGAGCCGTCGTGCGGGGGTTCCAGCTTAAGCTCAAGAAGGATGAACCGGCCATTAACGCGTTAATGATCGCTTATATCCGCACGATCGCAAAGTCGAACGCGATCATAAGCGAGGATGGTCTTGAACACCGGTATAGTCTAAGCATCTTCGGGACGGAAGTGCCGTCCCTGGTCGTGCAATGGACGAAAATATCCGGTAGCCCGGACGTGAGCGTAATGCCAGACGGCATCGTTACGATACCTAGAGGCGTCGAGAGCGCCTCGGCGGTCATTCAGGCTAAGCTGGTTAACCCTCTTACCGGAGTGGGGAAAGTTATTCTAGAGCAAGCAATCACGTTGACCGCAGCGGAAGAGGAAGGAGACGTCTTCCCGATCGAGCAGTTCTTGGAACGGAGAAACAAGCTTAACGCCGCGCTCCTTGCAGGCAACCCAGATGATGCGCAGGCCGTACGAAATCTGCGAGATGAAATCGCGGGTCTGGACGTCGCGAACAATCAAGCGTTGATCGATCCGATCTGGAACCGAATTGCGCCTCGGCTACCGGATTCCATTGATCAAGCGCAGCTTAAAGCAAGTTTATTCGAGATCGTTAAAGCCGTCGGCGCGATGCAATACAATCCTCAGTTATCCGAATTGGAAGCGATCCGGACGAACCCGGAATATCGGGCAACGCTGAAAACGATCGCGACGGCAGCCAGAGTGAAGCGGTTGACGATAGACGATTACCTTATTTTCTTGTTCGGCGACGGGGCGGAACGCAAGGGCGTCGAAGGAGCGATTGTCGATATCGTGGCGGATATGAAGCCAAGAGAGCTTGCCGAACTGCTGGACAGTACGAGGAAAAGGAATGCCGTGCGGGACGAAGCGATAGCCGATATTTTAGCCGAGAGAGAAGACTATGCGTTAAGCGCGGCGTTGAACAACCTTGGCGTCGGATCGGCGGATGTAAGATCCGCGATTCGCAACTTCGAGGATAAGCTGAAAAATGAAGTTCAGGCTACTCTTGCTCTGTCCATCGCTTATATTCGTTCGGAAGCTATACCGACCGTGAAGGTCACCGCGAACGGACGCCAACACCAATACGGATTAACGGTGCTAGACGTGGAGATTCCGTCCTCCGTCGTTAGGTGGAAGAAAGTGTCCGGAAGCAAGGATGTCAAGGTGGACTCCAACGGAAAAGTAACGATTCCGAAAAACGTAGCGAAAGGAACCGCGGTCATTCAGGCGGTATGGAACAATTATGGCACCCGTAACTCGAGAGTGCTGTTCGAGCAGGAAGTGACTCTTGTTAACGAGGACATGATCGGAGGCGTCGAAGAAATCGTTCAAGCGTTTAATGAAAAGCTGGACGAGATTAAAACGAAGCTTGACGCAGATCCTAACGATGAGCAAAAAGTGCAATTGCTGTTGGAGGTTATTCTGCTAGGCAAGGATACCGTTAATCAGATCAATGAAGCGGATGCGCCGAAAGCGGTCAAGAAAAAAGCGATAGATACATCGAAGAAACAGGTTTCAAGACTGGTTAGCCAGATTATTCAAGACTTAATGGATTTTTAAGTGCAAACCAGCCTTCTTTCTCCAACCGAGAAAGAAGGCTGGTTTATTTTGTATTGCAGGAAGGGGTGTTCCTATCACGATGGGACAACGTAAACGCAGGAAAAGGCGGCGCGAATTCCGTAAACCGGATGCCGTTATCGTTATCTTAGGTTCTTTAACTATTGTTCTTCTCTTGGTCTGGGGAGGATTGTATTGGAAGGAAACGTCGGAACGAACGCAGATCGTACATGCGGGCGGCAAAAAACAATTCGAACAAGCCATGCACGATGACATCGGACTGCAAACCGCGGATTCCGAAACATTTTACTCCGAAGGGTACGATCAACCTGCCATTGGAGGAGAGACGCTCGAACCCGCGGCGCGAGCGGATGATGAATCAGCTATTAACGATGAAGCGCAAAAATTACCCCAAGCATCGGGGGCGGCTCAAGAGACGGTCGCGCAGCCGGGAAAAAGACACCCGGTAAAGTCGAATTCTCATGGAGCAGCGGAAACCGACAAGCCGAGCGCAATAGAAAGCGGTTCTCCAAGCGGGACGGGCACCGACTTGCCTAGCGCAGCGGAAAGCGAAATGCCAAGCAAGACGGGAACGCAATTGTCGAACGAGATGGAAACCGAATCGTCGACCGAGATGGAAACCGAATGGCCAAGCGCAGCGGAGACCGGTAAGCCAAATGCGGCGGAGACCGGTTCGCCGATCGCAAACCCGATTGACCCGCCAATAAGTCAAAAGCAGAAATACGAGCAAGAAATCACGCAGGTTCAAGCGATGTGCACGAAGGAAATGAAGGAGGCGTTAGGCGGGGCGGAATCGAGCTTCCAACAGCTGGATAAGAAGGATCCTTTCGCTTTTCAAGCATGGAACGAAAATCTGACGAAGGAGCTGGCCGCAGCGGAAACCAAGTGTGACGGTAAATTCCAAGAGATAACCGTTAACGCGGAGAAGGACTCGATATCGCCGACGGCGATCGAGGAGTGGAGACAAACTTTCAACGCTTTGAAGGTGACGCTTCAAGGGGAATCGAAAGCGAAGCTGCAGCAATGGACGGGGGGTTAATCATTCTTTTGGAAGATTGCGGTCGCGAAGCACGCGTTCGAGCAAATTGCGAATCAAATCGAGGTCGTCCTTTTCCAAAGGAACCCCATCCCAATGAAGCTGTTCGTAATTCAAGTATTCCTTGGCGTTATGATTAAGTTCGGTCGGCGGCTCCGGATAATCGGTAAGTCCTAGAAGATAATCCGCCGAAGTGCGCAGCTTTCTGGATATCGTTTGGATCGATTCGATCGTCGGTTGCCGGTACCCGGATTCATACCCTGCATACGTGCTTTTGGCAACGCCTACGAAATCGGCCACTTCCTGCATCGTTAACTTTCTATTTTTTCGCAGCTGCTTAAGTCGTTTGGCGAACATCTTCAACCTCCTCCCGGAACTCGCGTCTATTATTTTCTATCGACTGGAAACCATAGATGGTGCTCTTAGAAATTGCACACATAATTATAGCATGTTTACCATTTGCTTTCACCCGATTGATCGACACTGTCATTAGATGTTATCAAATAGACGATTGAAGCAGCTGTTTTGTTAGACGGGACAAGTGCGATTACTGGTGTCGGCACGATATAGAAGAATTTTCTGAACGAATGCATATTAAGTAATACAGACACACTTGTACTCCTAAGTGTAAAACCTACAACTAGTTTGGGGAGTTTAGTTCGCTTGCATGACTAAGTGTAAAATCTACAACTAGTTCAGGCGGATATTTGAATTAAACAAGAATTCAATCTATTTACGTGTATGTTTTACATTTAGAAAGTGGAAACGAGGAATTTAGGTCAATCTAACTGTACATTTTACACTTAGGTTTTTAGTATGAGATGAAGCGTGTAAGTATTCTCTGGCTCCGCATAGTCGAAAAAAAGGGGCTATGGCGCGCTTTCCGTCGGAATGCTCCATAGCCCCTTCGCGGCGCTCTAAGCTAGCTTACTAATTAGTCGGTTTCCCTGGCGGCGTCTGTTGCAACATTTTGATCAATACCGTTACCACCTCGGCTCTTGTTGCCGCGTCGTCTGGAAAGAAGTTATTGTTGCCTTTGCCTTGCATAAGTCCCTGTTTCTTCATCGCGGACACCCCGCGTTTAGCCCATGTCGGAATCTTGCCTTCATCCGCGAAGCCGGTTACGCTTTGATCGGACGTGAGGCGCAAAGCCCTCGCGATCATCGTTGCAATCTCCGATCGCGTAATTTCCGCGTCCGGACGGAAGTTGCCATCCGTAAAGCCGGTGATGATATCGGCTTGCACAGCTTGCGCGATAGCTGTCCGTGCCCAATCTCCGATCTTCGAAGCGTCCTTGAACGTCAACGCCGCTCCGTCATTCCGAGGCTTTAACGCGTTCATTAACATAACCGCGAACTCCGCGCGCGTCACGGTATGATTAGGCTTAAACGATCCGTCCGGGTATCCTTTGACCAACCCCAAGTTAATCGCTTGTTTGATGCGGGACTCAGCCCAATTTCCGGCAATGTCGTTGAAAGTCTTTTCCGGCGTCGGTTCGTCTTTCTTCCGAGGTACGCCGAATACGGCAAACGTACCCAAATGATTGCTCTCAACGGAGATCCGCGTCCCGACGACTCGACCGTCGCCGACTTCCACCCATTCCTTCTTCTTCTCGTCAAAGTAGAATACGACCGGCTTTTGCTCGTCTTTTAAGCTCGAGGAATTAAATGCGATCGTGATCGTGGCCGGTTTCGAGAAATCCTCCGGAATGTTCTTCGAAATCTCGTAGGCCGATGAAAGCGGAAGGTATTTATTGGCCGGGAGCTCAGAATTGGCTACTTTTTCAATTGTGATCTGAAGTTCTTTAGATGAAACATTTGCCGGAATAGTGACCGTAACTTCATCCCCCAAACTAACCGTACCAGATTTACCCGGAGGAACGGTTAATTTACCGTTGGTAGAGGTCAGCGGAGAGCTTGATGGTCCGCTTCCGCCTGAATTTCCGCCGTTCGAACGGTTATTCACTTGAACGGAAACCGTCGCCGTAACGGAAGGATTCGCGATGTCCGTGGCTGTAATCGTCACCGTTCCGGGAACGGCGGAGGCCGTGAAAGTGATGCTGAATCGGCCGTTCGCATCCGTTGTGACGCTAGGAGATCCGATGGTTCCCGAAGTAGCCGTCAAGTCGACAACAACGCCGGCAACCGGCAAAGCTTGGCTGTCATAAACGATTCCACTGAGGGTTACGCTTCCGCCGACCGTTATCGCGGAAGGCGTCGCGTTAAGCTGGATATGATCGGGAACCGGAATAGCCCTATTCACTTGGACGGTAGCCGTCGCTGTAAACGAAGGATTCGCGATGTCCGCCGCCGTAATCGTCACCGTTCCGGGATCGGAGGAGGCCGTGAAATTCGTGCTAAATCGGCCGTTCGCATCCGTAGTCACGCTTGGAGATCCGATGGTTCCCGATGTAGCCGTTAAGCTGATATCGATCCCGGATACCGGAATGTTCTTTCTATCGTAAACGACTCCGGTTACCGATGAACTGCCGCCTACCGTTACCGTTGTTGGTGTCGCTCCAAGTTCGACGCGGTCGGGAACAAGGAAAACCATTCCGTCCGAAGCGGAAGTCCACGCGATATCCTGGCTCGTTGCCACGGCGAACTCATTCGAAGCGTAATTGTCCGCAGGAGGATTGGCGACGCCGTTCATCGCAACGGTTACGTTCGTATTTGCGGATATGTTTTGCGAAAAAGTAATCGTCGCCTCGTTGGAGGCTGACTGAGTTACTGACAAGGCGGATACGCCGTCGATAGCATAATCCGTATTTGAAGAGGGCAGGATCGTACCTGCTGGAGCTTGAATGGTAATGGTGTCCGTTTGGCCCGTTAAATTCCCGTATCTGCCGGTCTTAAATTCAACGGACCAATCCGTCACTCTATTTTCCGCGTTCGATAAGGAAGTCATATTCACGTCGGATATTTCGGAAATTCGGTGCGTCCAAGTGGTTTCGAATAAGTAGATGTCATTGTAGCCGCTGAAGAGGACCGACTGACCCTTCCGGCTATCGAAGACCATATTGGAAAGACTGAGCTCGGGTATATTCGCTTCCGGCTGCTCCGTCCAGTCCGCTCCATCCCAGAACCACACGTCATCTTTAGGCACGTAAGTAGCCTCTCCGCCTACGAGAATCACTTTCTCGATGTTCGAATCGTAGACCATGCTCGCGAAAACGCGCGGAGGAGGGGAAGCGGCAGGAGATCGGAGATTCCATTTCATACCGTCCCAGATCCAAGTTTTATTGGAGAGGGGTGGAGAATCAAGCGTATACCCGCCGAACAAAACCACTTCGTCGTTTTTCTCATCGTAAGCCATGCTTGTTCGCCAACTTGTTATCGGAGAATCGTCAGGATCGGCCGGCGTCACTTCTCGCCAACTGGTTCCGTTCCATATCCATGTATCATACAAAGCTGCGCTAACATCATTGAACCCGCCATAGAGAAGAACCTCGCCATCCCCGATGTAAACCATGCTGAATTCAAAACGCGCGGGAGGGTAGTTCACGCTAGTATCCGCCGGCGTGAGATCGTTCCATTTCGTTCCATCCCATAGCCATGTTTTGTTGTAGATATCTCTGTTTTCCCCGCCGAATAGAAGCACTCCTTTTCCCGGGCCCGCATAAGCCATTTCGCTATACTCGCTCGGTACCGGAGAATCGTTCGGATCGGCCGGCGTCGCGTCCGTCCATTTTTCCCCATCCCAAACCCAAGTATCGTTCAAAACATCATAGTTAATGTCCGCTCCGCCGAAAAGCACGGTTTTCCCGGTATCTTCGTCATAAGCCATGGCCGATGCAAATCGCGCGCTCGGTCCGGGGGACGGCTGTGAGGGCACTTCCTTCCATGGAGGCTGACTTAACGTATTTCTTATTGCCGAGGCCTCCGCCGTATAAGTGAAAATCGATCCGATCATGCATAAAATTAACGTCAACATCCACAATTTCTTCGTCTTTACGAACAGATTCATGAAATCAACCGCCTCTTAATAAATTTGCGAGAGAGTGTGCCAAGATTAATTCTAGAGATCTCCGATAAATGAATAATGAAAGAATTCAGCACGAAAAACTCCAAATCCGCGCTGTAACAAGCTTTCGTGGAGTTGAAAGAAACGAACGATTTTTTTGCATTTTGTCGGAAAAGGGGGGGATGCGGCTTCGTTTAACAGAACTTTGACTAGGGAAAGGCATATCTTAGTCATCAAATTCCATCCCGTAAAATGATATGTTAGGATGAGAATAACGAAAAAATACTGAAATACAGGAAATGCGAGGGACATCATGCTTGCACGATTTGCAACAGTGAGACAGTTCGGTTCCGACGAGATCGTCATTAAGAAATCGCGCTTCATCGGACACGCGAAACCGGTGGAGACCGAAGCTGAGGCGGTTGCCTTCATAGAAGAACTTAAGAAAAAATATTGGGATGCTACGCATAACTGCTCCGCGTACTTGATCGGAGAGCGCGACCAGTATCAGAAAGCGCTGGATGATGGGGAACCTAGCGGTACGGCGGGCAAACCGATTCTGGAAGTGATCAAAAACCGCGGTTTGAAAAACGTGGTCGTCGTCGTAACCCGTTATTTCGGCGGAATTATGCTGGGAGCGGGCGGATTGGTGCGCGCATACACGGACGGCGCCGTTGTCGGTATCGATGCCGCCGATCCGATCGTAAAAGTATTGCACCGCGAAGTGAGGGTGGATGTGGACTATACGTGGTATGGAAAGTTGGAAAACGAGCTGAGGGGGAGGGGCTACCGAGTCGGCGAGGTTTCATTTACCGACCGGGTACTGGTGAAATGTTTGCCTGAGATAGGAGAGGCCGAGCGATTCCAAGCTTGGATTACGGATATCACCCAGGGACAGGCCGAGATTTCGCTTGGCGACGAACAGTATTTTATCGAGGGCGAGTAAATTCGGCGGATCGCGGCTCGTTATAGTCGGAAAGAGCGACTATGGCGGGCACTCCGGCGGAAAGCAACTCCGCATAGCCGCTTCTCTAGCCGCGCCTCTAACCGAGTCGCTAGCCGCCTTAACCTTCGACTAGCTTCACGTAGTACTCCCGCTGACGCGGACCGTCGAATTCGCAGAAGTAAATGCCCTGCCAGCGACCGAGCAGCATCCTGCCTTCCGATACGATGATCGTCTGCGACGTGCCGGTCGTGATGGCTTTAAGATGCGAAGCCGTATTGCCTTCCGCATGTCTGTACTTCGGATGATTCCACGGGTACACTTCGTCCAGCCGCATCAAAACGTCGTGTTTCACATCCGGATCCGCGTTCTCGTTAATGGCGATTCCGGCGGTCGTATGCGGACAGTACACGACGACGACTCCTTCCTCCATCCCTTGTCTAGCTAAGCAAGCGGCGATTTGCCTCGTGATGTCGATCATTTCGTCGCGTCGCGTCGTTCGCAGCGTTTCCTTGGACAGCATGGACATTCTCCTCTTTCTCCTGACGATTCTTTTTTATTTTCGAGCAAGAACGGACATTTCACCACCCATAAGGTTTTCGAATAGGTTACATTAGATTTTTTAATAAAAAGGCGTTTGTACCGTAGCTTACTCATTGACGAAAGAAGTATTTATCTGGTAAAGTATCAATACCGACTAATTTAATAGGAATTATATTATATACAGCTCTCAAAGCTTCAGGAGGTACACGACAACGTGAGTTCCATGTTGCAGGGTCGCTGGTGGGGTTGGGGTTTTCGCAGCGCCGTCATGCTTTATTTCGTCGTATTGATTATTTTACCTATTCTAGGCATTTACGGTCAATCTTTGTCCGCGGGCTGGTCGACTTTCATGGATAACATCATGGAGCCGTTAGCTTGGAAAGCGGTCCTGCTTACGATCAAGCTGGCGTTAATCTCTACCGTGATTAACATGCTAGTCGGGACGATGTCGGCATGGGTACTTATCCGGTACCAGTTTCCGGGACGACGCCTTCTGAACAGCTTGGTAGACTTGCCGTTCGCTCTTCCGACGGCGGTAGCCGGTCTCATGATTTTATTGCTGCTAGGGCCGCACAGCTTCGTGGGCGAATGGGCGGAGAAGCTCGGGTTCACGATCTTATTTCATCAACCCGCCATTATTATCGCGATGGTATTCGTAACGTTTCCTTTTGTCATCCGCGCCGTTCAGCCTTTGTTGGAAGAGATGGACTCTTCGGAGGAAGAAGCTGCGTATACGCTGGGAGCCACGAAAGCGGCAACCTTCTGGAAGGTTATTCTGCCGAATATGCTTCCCGGCATATTAAGCGGAGCGATGCTCGCTTTCTCCAGAGCGCTTGCGGAATTCGGAGCGGTCGTGCTCGTAGCGGGTAACATTCCCGGTAAAACCTTGATCGCTTCGGTATATATTTTCGGAGAAATCGAGAGCGACAACGAGATTGGAGCTACGGCGGTCAGCGTCTTGCTGTTAACCTTCTCCTTCCTGATCTTATGGACGGTAAATTACGTTCAGATGAGGAGGAAGAACGGATGAGACGCTTATGGATCGGTTTAACCGTTGCCGTATTCGGTTTGTTGCTTATCGTTCCCGTCGTAAGAATCGCGATGGGCGCATTCGACGCAGGCTGGGGCGGGTTCGCTACTGGAATGTCCAGGCCGGAAACGGTTCATGCTTTGTACATGACGGGTTTGATCGTCGTGATTGTTACCGTAATCAATACGATGTTCGGAGTCATGCTGTCCCTCTACTTAGTAAGGGCAACTTGGCTGGGCAATCGGATTAAGCAACTTCTAAATAGCATCGTCGATCTGCCGTTCGCGGTATCGCCCGTTATCGGGGGATTGATGATCGTGCTTCTTCTGGGGCCGGAAACGGCATTGGGGGCATTGTTTAACAAAGCCGGAGTAGACATCGTATATGCATTGCCCGGAATGATTATCGCGACCTTGTTCGTTACGTTCCCGCTCGTTATCCGCGAGGTCATGCCGGTGTTGCAAGAGATCGGAAGCGCTCAGGAAGAAGCGGCATCTACGCTCGGAGCGAGCGCGTGGACGACGTTCTGGCGCGTAACTTGGCCTTCGATTCAATGGAGCGTCGTGTACGGCGTCGTACTCACGGTGGCGCGCGCATTGGGCGAATTCGGAGCGGTGCTTGTCGTATCCGGCAATATTTTGTTCAAAACCCAAACGGCAACGACGCTTGTCTATCAAGACGTCGAGAACTTTAATCTTACCGCGGCGAATTCCATCGCGTTAGTGTTGGCCGCGGGTTCGGTAACGTTACTGTTGCTCATGGAATGGGCCAAATCGAGAAGGGGAGTGCATTAAGATGCATATCGAGGTCAGCGGATTAAACAAGAAATTCGGCGATTTCCAAGCGGTTTCGAATGTGAGTTTCGAGATCGAAAAAGGCCAATTGATCGGCTTGCTAGGTCCGAGCGGTGGCGGCAAAACATCGATCCTTCGCATGTTGGCCGGTTTGGAATCCGTTGACGAAGGGGATATTCTGTTTCACGGCAAACGGGTGAACGATCTTCCCCCTCAAGAGAGAGGCATCGGGTTCGTGTTTCAGAACTATGCGCTGTTTAAGCATATGACCGTCGAGGATAATATCGCGTTCGGTTTGGAAGTAAAGAAATGGACTAAGCCCAAGATCAAAGCACGCGTAGCGGAGCTAGTCGAACTGACCGGACTTTCCGGCTTCGAGAAGCGGTATCCGCATCAGTTATCCGGCGGCCAACGGCAACGCGTCGCTTTCGCCCGCGCTTTGGCGCCCGAGCCGCAATTGCTGCTGCTCGACGAGCCCTTCGCAGCCATCGACGCCAAGATTCGCCATGAACTGCGCTCGTGGCTTCGCGATATGATCGATAGACTGGGTATTACGTCTATTTTCGTTACGCATGACCAAGATGAAGCGATCGAAGTCGCGGACCAAATCATGATCATTAACAAAGGGCGCCTAGAGCAGAAAGGCACCCCTTGGGAAATATATAAGAATCCGCAATCGCCGTTCGTTGCCGGGTTTATCGGCGAATCGACGATCGTAGACGACGTCTCTTCCCTGCATGGATTCGGCAATGCTTCCGATTGGCCGGGCACGAAAGCCCTTATTCGTCCGGAGTATGTGGAGGTAGGCAAGGCATCCGATTTCAAGCTGCTGTCGGCAACGGAAAAAGGAAGCGTTAGGCACGTGCATTTCCGCGGCAGCGAATGGTTGGTCGAGGTCGTCGTCGGGGCGTCGCGCCTGGTCACTTACCGGTCGTTGGAGAAGGAAATTCTTCATCCGGGCGACGAGGTCCAAGTATTGATCCATCGCGCATACCTCTTTAACGATAACGATAGCTGGGTAATGGAGAATAAGTTAAAAGAAGATCCGCTGCCGGTTCATATTTAAGATTCGACGGGAGCCTTCGAAGGCACCGCGGGAGGACAGCAATGAAGACGGGAAACCGTAAGCATGTACCTATACGCAGTTCAGCAATCTTCAGTCTGCTTATGCTCGTAACG
Encoded proteins:
- a CDS encoding UDP-glucose dehydrogenase family protein, which gives rise to MNITVIGTGYVGLVSGVCFAELGNRVICVDKDPEKIDVLNSGGIPIYEPGLKELAVANRKSGKLSFTTDLPGAVRRSDIIILAVGTPPLANGEANLAYIDQAALEIAEAMNGYKIVAVKSTVPVGTNERIAALIRSRTSLRFDSISLPEFLREGSAIQDTMHPDRIIIGADCSSAAETMALLHKPLTEQIVITDIRSAEMIKYASNAFLATKISFINEIANICEKVGADVTQVAEGMGYDKRIGPSFLKAGIGYGGSCFPKDTHALIQIAGHVDYEFKLLRSVVEVNQDQRFNVIRKLESIFDGEMRGKTVAVWGLAFKPNTDDVRDSPALEIIRHLVDNGVKVKAYDPIAMANFQTLFGKEGVAWCDNAMDTAQGADALCLLTEWDEFSGMDLGQLQTVMKRPILIDGRNVFKEENLLGTDFVYYSVGRPSLNQGVKQQMPVLQF
- a CDS encoding helix-turn-helix domain-containing protein, encoding MFAKRLKQLRKNRKLTMQEVADFVGVAKSTYAGYESGYRQPTIESIQTISRKLRTSADYLLGLTDYPEPPTELNHNAKEYLNYEQLHWDGVPLEKDDLDLIRNLLERVLRDRNLPKE
- a CDS encoding S-layer homology domain-containing protein; the protein is MNLFVKTKKLWMLTLILCMIGSIFTYTAEASAIRNTLSQPPWKEVPSQPSPGPSARFASAMAYDEDTGKTVLFGGADINYDVLNDTWVWDGEKWTDATPADPNDSPVPSEYSEMAYAGPGKGVLLFGGENRDIYNKTWLWDGTKWNDLTPADTSVNYPPARFEFSMVYIGDGEVLLYGGFNDVSAALYDTWIWNGTSWREVTPADPDDSPITSWRTSMAYDEKNDEVVLFGGYTLDSPPLSNKTWIWDGMKWNLRSPAASPPPRVFASMVYDSNIEKVILVGGEATYVPKDDVWFWDGADWTEQPEANIPELSLSNMVFDSRKGQSVLFSGYNDIYLFETTWTHRISEISDVNMTSLSNAENRVTDWSVEFKTGRYGNLTGQTDTITIQAPAGTILPSSNTDYAIDGVSALSVTQSASNEATITFSQNISANTNVTVAMNGVANPPADNYASNEFAVATSQDIAWTSASDGMVFLVPDRVELGATPTTVTVGGSSSVTGVVYDRKNIPVSGIDISLTATSGTIGSPSVTTDANGRFSTNFTASSDPGTVTITAADIANPSFTATATVQVNRAIPVPDHIQLNATPSAITVGGSVTLSGIVYDSQALPVAGVVVDLTATSGTIGSPSVTTDANGRFSITFTASAVPGTVTITATDIANPSVTATVSVQVNNRSNGGNSGGSGPSSSPLTSTNGKLTVPPGKSGTVSLGDEVTVTIPANVSSKELQITIEKVANSELPANKYLPLSSAYEISKNIPEDFSKPATITIAFNSSSLKDEQKPVVFYFDEKKKEWVEVGDGRVVGTRISVESNHLGTFAVFGVPRKKDEPTPEKTFNDIAGNWAESRIKQAINLGLVKGYPDGSFKPNHTVTRAEFAVMLMNALKPRNDGAALTFKDASKIGDWARTAIAQAVQADIITGFTDGNFRPDAEITRSEIATMIARALRLTSDQSVTGFADEGKIPTWAKRGVSAMKKQGLMQGKGNNNFFPDDAATRAEVVTVLIKMLQQTPPGKPTN
- a CDS encoding YigZ family protein, with amino-acid sequence MLARFATVRQFGSDEIVIKKSRFIGHAKPVETEAEAVAFIEELKKKYWDATHNCSAYLIGERDQYQKALDDGEPSGTAGKPILEVIKNRGLKNVVVVVTRYFGGIMLGAGGLVRAYTDGAVVGIDAADPIVKVLHREVRVDVDYTWYGKLENELRGRGYRVGEVSFTDRVLVKCLPEIGEAERFQAWITDITQGQAEISLGDEQYFIEGE
- a CDS encoding secondary thiamine-phosphate synthase enzyme YjbQ is translated as MLSKETLRTTRRDEMIDITRQIAACLARQGMEEGVVVVYCPHTTAGIAINENADPDVKHDVLMRLDEVYPWNHPKYRHAEGNTASHLKAITTGTSQTIIVSEGRMLLGRWQGIYFCEFDGPRQREYYVKLVEG
- the cysT gene encoding sulfate ABC transporter permease subunit CysT — its product is MLQGRWWGWGFRSAVMLYFVVLIILPILGIYGQSLSAGWSTFMDNIMEPLAWKAVLLTIKLALISTVINMLVGTMSAWVLIRYQFPGRRLLNSLVDLPFALPTAVAGLMILLLLGPHSFVGEWAEKLGFTILFHQPAIIIAMVFVTFPFVIRAVQPLLEEMDSSEEEAAYTLGATKAATFWKVILPNMLPGILSGAMLAFSRALAEFGAVVLVAGNIPGKTLIASVYIFGEIESDNEIGATAVSVLLLTFSFLILWTVNYVQMRRKNG
- a CDS encoding sulfate ABC transporter permease subunit, producing MRRLWIGLTVAVFGLLLIVPVVRIAMGAFDAGWGGFATGMSRPETVHALYMTGLIVVIVTVINTMFGVMLSLYLVRATWLGNRIKQLLNSIVDLPFAVSPVIGGLMIVLLLGPETALGALFNKAGVDIVYALPGMIIATLFVTFPLVIREVMPVLQEIGSAQEEAASTLGASAWTTFWRVTWPSIQWSVVYGVVLTVARALGEFGAVLVVSGNILFKTQTATTLVYQDVENFNLTAANSIALVLAAGSVTLLLLMEWAKSRRGVH